From a single Arachis hypogaea cultivar Tifrunner chromosome 3, arahy.Tifrunner.gnm2.J5K5, whole genome shotgun sequence genomic region:
- the LOC112790664 gene encoding RAF-like serine/threonine-protein kinase PRAF isoform X3 yields the protein MAFDQTSVPCDLRSLNVTRAVAEEPLVPPASKPLQTAEYFPPNSVWDHVSSGAVPLVYPASVSDAGLVRIAYGNVTSAIASPTWCVRPAVPVHPSVNPAVGLNYGSGFTNRFMRANAVDLSGSVVVASHGYPINLGNSVSGNGFDNALPGSSRVVGNAVQQIGGAVVPGGIGFGSFLRTDQGSNEGMNDSVSGQKMKLLCSYGGKILPRPCDGKLRYVGGQTRIISVRRGTSFNELAQKMTDTYGQPVVIKYQLPDEDLDALVSVSCPEDLDNMMEEYEKLIERSPDGSAKLRVFLFSASELDPSGVVQFVDLQDNGQKYVEAVNGIIDGISGKLTRKESITSAASTQNSDLSVIEALDGSIAGQADVSQVPSSGMPAGNGTASQDSTSNMKVPESIASVYSDAFVIPLGTSATNSGPMHNPPFHNEVELEKSVPVTLCQEEFGLQHPVKEAPPPAPNLQASDITATNSGPNHRQPFHNELQFEKSVPVTLSQQHIGLQQPGMENPLPALYMHPLIDPFPEVMNNADFFRLPRQMGFSNPELFSKTGSIYSQHQLHENTHGLVSHQVVPAVQMTMAQSSSHAGVHSNAIQPQLLLQMQQNVLDKHSDGNTSGVRIFQLPAEHRYGAYPGQVPSVIVGGSYSWVRAPPPEHVVFPNVLLPQQTLVNPEKTQRSADCYMCQKKLPYAHSHNICAGLVPDSNPSYHNLPMNDNSKAQATNKVVVTTATPEGMVEQVVGTRPMIVSKSELGAVHYKEATVLSCNLGSEPEGERYFSQKPDNLDHQNIIVKETIVGAGEKQLLNAGPTGTAPLPYLDDVVCQHVIPVENWAKEDVIVNKPITADMPLVGCASVETSQCTVQESAKGYTNELTSVVSKADIVENWIAKDHLKPVDLRVEALKIINPESYADKPEVHASYDKVDHSTQCSVEKKGALDNNLSRSRLDVDTNQINTMDVLPSFIMEVPYSNNSRPADYNEVAQPHVPGIPDSNPQSKEGNHKGDVFSSSTSPSVRFGDAQDSSNSLFSNQDPWNIHGSYFPPPRPKKIALEKEHYSYKDQFGENPGNSAEQNVAAPLDNGLAFKQNLTLEDARSAKGSSQDQQLQAVAEGVAASVLHSSIPSNPELHARDVSFLREIEDGYVQNSEIDVQCNSTAQDVESKLPEKANFGFPITDLGALQVIKNCDLEELVELGSGTFGTVYHGKWRGTDVAIKRINDRCFAGKPSEEERLRADFWNEAIKLADLHHPNVVAFYGVVLDGPGGSVATVTEYMVNGSLRNALQKNERNLDKRKRLLIAMDVAFGMEYLHGKNIVHFDLKSDNLLVNLRDPHRPICKLCNPSLSK from the exons ATGGCATTTGATCAAACCTCTGTTCCCTGCGATCTAAGATCACTAAATGTTACTCGAGCTGTCGCCGAAGAGCCACTCGTTCCTCCTGCTAGTAAACCGCTTCAAACTGCagaatatttccctccaaattcgGTTTGGGACCATGTTAGCTCTGGTGCGGTGCCGCTTGTCTACCCTGCGTCTGTCTCTGATGCTGGTTTGGTTAGAATAGCGTACGGAAATGTAACTTCGGCTATTGCTTCTCCTACCTGGTGTGTTCGTCCTGCTGTTCCGGTTCACCCCAGTGTAAACCCCGCTGTTGGGCTTAATTATGGTTCAGGTTTTACCAATCGGTTCATGAGAGCCAATGCCGTTGATCTTTCGGGTAGTGTGGTTGTGGCTTCCCATGGATATCCTATTAATTTGGGAAATTCGGTTTCTGGTAATGGCTTTGATAATGCCCTTCCTGGCAGCAGCAGGGTGGTTGGAAATGCTGTTCAACAGATAGGTGGTGCTGTTGTACCAGGCGGGATTGGTTTTGGTTCCTTTCTCAGAACTGATCAAGGCAGTAACGAGGGCATGAATGACTCAGTATCTGGACAAAAAATGAAGCTATTGTGCAGCTATGGTGGTAAGATTTTGCCTAGACCCTGTGATGGAAAATTGAGGTATGTTGGGGGGCAAACAAGGATCATTAGTGTTAGGAGAGGCACGAGCTTCAATGAATTGGCACAAAAGATGACTGATACATATGGGCAGCCTGTGGTTATCAAGTATCAGCTCCCTGATGAGGATCTTGATGCATTGGTTTCGGTTTCCTGCCCTGAGGATCTTGATAATATGATGGAGGAGTATGAAAAATTGATTGAAAGGTCTCCTGATGGCTCTGCTAAATTAAGGGTCTTTCTGTTTTCTGCTTCAGAACTTGATCCTTCTGGTGTGGTGCAGTTTGTAGACTTACAGGATAATGGGCAAAAATACGTTGAAGCTGTGAATGGAATAATAGATGGGATTAGTGGTAAACTGACAAGGAAAGAGAGTATTACAAGTGCAGCTTCCACCCAGAATTCTGATTTGAGTGTGATAGAAGCTCTTGATGGCTCGATTGCTGGTCAAGCCGATGTCAGTCAAGTGCCTTCATCTGGCATGCCTGCGGGAAATGGAACTGCTTCTCAGGATTCTACTTCAAACATGAAGGTTCCTGAAAGCATTGCATCAGTTTACTCAGATGCTTTTGTGATTCCATTGGGCACTTCTGCAACTAATTCTGGTCCAATGCACAATCCACCTTTTCATAATGAGGTCGAATTAGAAAAGTCTGTGCCTGTTACTTTATGCCAGGAGGAATTTGGGTTGCAGCATCCTGTAAAGGAAGCTCCACCACCTGCACCTAATTTGCAAGCTTCGGACATTACTGCAACTAACTCTGGTCCAAATCACCGACAACCTTTCCATAATGAGTTGCAGTTTGAAAAGTCTGTGCCTGTTACTTTATCCCAGCAGCATATTGGGTTGCAGCAACCTGGAATGGAAAATCCTCTGCCTGCACTTTATATGCACCCTCTGATTGATCCTTTCCCAGAAGTTATGAACAATGCAGATTTTTTTCGGCTGCCTCGTCAGATGGGGTTCTCAAATCCTGAGCTTTTCAGCAAGACTGGGTCCATATACTCGCAGCATCAATTACATGAAAATACTCATGGTCTTGTGTCCCATCAAGTGGTCCCTGCTGTGCAAATGACAATGGCTCAGTCATCTTCTCATGCAGGTGTACATTCAAATGCTATTCAACCACAACTATTGCTGCAGATGCAGCAAAATGTCTTGGATAAACATAGTGATGGAAATACATCAGGTGTAAGGATTTTTCAGCTTCCTGCTGAACACAGGTACGGTGCATACCCAGGTCAAGTCCCTTCTGTCATAGTTGGAGGTAGTTACAGCTGGGTTCGGGCTCCTCCACCAGAGCATGTTGTTTTCCCTAATGTATTATTACCCCAACAAACATTAGTGAATCCCGAAAAAACCCAAAGATCAGCGGATTGTTATATGTGTCAGAAAAAGCTACCCTATGCACATTCACATAATATTTGTGCAGGTCTGGTTCCTGATTCAAACCCAAGTTACCATAATCTCCCTATGAATGACAATTCAAAAGCGCAGGCAACAAATAAAGTTGTAGTAACTACAGCAACACCAGAAGGCATGGTTGAGCAAGTAGTTGGGACCAGACCCATGATTGTTAGCAAGTCTGAGCTTGGAGCAGTGCATTATAAAGAAGCAACTGTGCTGTCCTGTAATCTTGGGTCAGAGCCTGAAGGTGAGAGGTATTTCTCACAGAAGCCAGACAATTTGGATCACCAGAATATAATTGTCAAGGAAACAATTGTAGGAGCTGGTGAAAAACAGTTACTAAATGCTGGTCCCACAGGAACAGCACCACTGCCTTATCTAGATGATGTTGTCTGTCAACATGTGATTCCAGTTGAAAACTGGGCTAAAGAAGATGTAATTGTTAATAAACCTATTACTGCTGATATGCCTTTAGTTGGTTGCGCATCTGTTGAAACTTCTCAGTGTACAGTTCAAGAATCTGCAAAAGGTTATACCAATGAACTCACTAGCGTTGTTTCAAAAGCAGATATTGTGGAGAATTGGATTGCAAAGGACCATCTCAAACCTGTTGATTTAAGGGTGGAAGCCCTCAAGATAATCAATCCTGAAAGTTATGCAGACAAACCTGAAGTTCATGCAAGTTATGATAAAGTAGATCACAGTACTCAGTGTTCTGTAGAGAAGAAAGGGGCTTTGGATAACAACCTTAGTAGATCAAGGTTGGATGTCGACACAAATCAAATTAATACGATGGATGTACTTCCTAGTTTTATTATGGAAGTTCCGTATAGTAATAATTCCAGGCCAGCGGATTATAATGAGGTTGCCCAACCCCATGTTCCGGGCATTCCTGATTCAAATCCTCAATCGAAAGAAGGTAATCACAAGGGTGATGTATTCTCATCTTCGACTTCACCATCTGTCAGGTTTGGAGATGCACAGGATTCTTCAAACTCACTTTTTAGCAATCAGGATCCATGGAATATACACGGCTCGTACTTTCCACCACCTAGACCTAAAAAAATTGCATTAGAGAAAGAACATTATTCTTATAAGGACCAGTTTGGTGAGAATCCAGGCAACAGTGCTGAACAGAATGTAGCAGCTCCATTGGATAATGGCCTGGCATTCAAACAGAATTTAACTTTGGAAGATGCTCGATCTGCCAAGG GATCATCCCAGGACCAACAGCTTCAAGCAGTTGCTGAAGGCGTAGCTGCTTCTGTTCTGCACTCAAGCATTCCTTCAAATCCTGAATTGCATGCCAGAGATGTTTCCTTTCTTAGAGAGATAGAGGATGGATATGTTCAAAATAGTGAAATAGATGTACAGTGTAATAGTACAGCACAG GATGTAGAGAGCAAGCTTCCAGAGAAGGCAAATTTTGGTTTTCCAATTACAGATCTTGGAGCATTGCAG GTTATAAAGAATTGTGACCTTGAAGAGCTAGTAGAATTGGGCTCTGGGACCTTTGGTACCGTATATCATGGAAAATGGAGGGGCACGGATGTTGCAATAAAGCGGATTAATGATCGGTGTTTCGCTGGAAAGCCTTCAGAGGAAGAGCGTTTG AGAGCTGACTTTTGGAATGAAGCAATCAAGCTAGCTGACTTGCACCATCCAAATGTGGTAGCTTTTTATGGTGTTGTGCTTGATGGTCCAGGAGGTTCTGTTGCTACAGTAACTGAATATATGGTTAATGGCTCTCTTAGAAATGCCTTGCAGAAGAATGAGAG GAATCTTGACAAGCGCAAACGTCTTTTGATTGCTATGGACGTAGCTTTTGGTATGGAATACCTACACGGGAAAAACATAGTACACTTCGACTTGAAAAGTGACAACTTACTTGTGAATCTGCGAGATCCACACCGCCCAATATGCAAG CTTTGCAATCCAAGTTTGTCAAAATGA